In Dehalococcoidia bacterium, a genomic segment contains:
- a CDS encoding DUF2277 domain-containing protein, whose protein sequence is MCRSIKQLRSSEREATDDEIREAALQFVRKISGYRKPSRANVEVFDQAVDDVAAASRILLSSLQVRGGSLRQS, encoded by the coding sequence ATGTGCAGGAGTATCAAGCAGCTCAGGAGCTCGGAACGTGAGGCCACGGACGACGAGATCAGGGAGGCCGCTCTCCAGTTTGTCCGCAAGATCAGCGGATATCGAAAGCCATCCAGGGCCAACGTGGAAGTGTTCGATCAAGCCGTGGATGACGTCGCTGCCGCATCGAGGATTCTCCTGAGCTCGTTGCAGGTAAGGGGTGGGTCACTCCGCCAATCGTGA